In Legionella cincinnatiensis, the DNA window TGGCAACAAAAAAAACCCATATTGCCAATTTACCAATTAAGTAGAATTGGAAAAAGGATCAGTCTATTTAATTTACAATATGCTGGGGATTTATATTTATTCCAACATAGCCTAGAAGAAAATGGATGGGAGTCACATTTGGATTCATTTTTTTCCAATTTATTGATGCGTATGGATAAAGAACCTCATAGTGTTAAATTACCATTATTAACTCAACTCTATGAAAACAAACCGCCAGTATTAATAATGACCTATACCGAGAAACAATCTGATTTAACTTTAGAATTAAGAATCTGGGAGTCTAATTATACTTTATTGAAATCAAATAAACCTTTATGGATAGGTAGCATTCATTCATCCGTATCTGTTTCTAAACAAAAAAATAGGGGTGCTTTTAAAGAACCTATTAATCCACTTCATTATATACTTAAAAACGAGGAGACTTTCGCTGTGAAACAAATCATGCTTCCCGAAGCGATAGTTAAAACAACACGATATCCTGTACAACCAAGTATTATTCTTGTAAAACAAAAAAATCTATACTCCAACTAAACTGAGGCAACTTCACTATACACCAATTAAAAATACTGTTATAACTATATGGTTTATAGGAATAAATATAAGGCTTATTGCTCATCAATGTCCTTAGCTTTGTGCGCGACGTAAGCAGAGGGAAAGCAATTGTCAATAGACCCTAATTTTAAGAGTATCTCTTGATATGTATATCATTGCAAAATTAATCCAAGATTTTTTTCCATTAATTGCTTTAATACTCCTAATTATTGGCATAAAAAAAAGTGCCATCTATTACATGATTTCAGCTCTTTGGCTAAGCCTGATAGCTATGTTGATTCATCTCCAATTCTCAGGTAATCAAATTTTTGGCACTTATTTTAACTATTATAATGCGGCAATATATTCCTCTAATTTGCTTATATTGTTGATTACCTTAATTTACGTGATCTCACATTTAAGTAATGGGAGTACTTTGAAATATGTATACAGCTTTGTTAATGCATTTCTAGTTGTTATTGCACTTTTAAGTATTATTAATCTTTGGTTGAATGCCTTTTTTATTGAAAATAAAATGGAGGGAACTCCTATAATACAAGTTGCGCTTATTAATAAACCTGATTATTGCAAAAGTAAATATGTATTTTATAAAGTTAATCTTGATAGTTCTATCATGTATCTCTGTCCTAATTATTATGGTTTAATACCATCTGTAGGACATTTAGCAGTAAGCCCTGATTTTATTGCTGCGCAATTACCGTTATCGATAAAAAAACAAATGTTAATAAAGCATAAAAAAGAATGAAAAAGAAGTTCAGTGGTAAATGTATGAGCTAGGTTTGATAACACGGGAAGACAAATTGTTCTTTGGATTATTATTTGATACCATGTCAAAATTTTATAATTTTAGTATTTACATGAAACGAGTATATGCTCTTATTATGATAGTATTTAGCTTTAATAGCTATGCTATGGCACCTAAGCTTAATTGGGATCAAGCTGTTGATCGTGCTGTAAAACGCTATGGTTTAAGAGTTGAACCTCAGTTAAAATCCTATTTTTCTAGAGCCGGGATCAGTTATCCTCCTCGAGAGGTAGCTTTACTTGCCTTTAAATCTGAAAGAAAGGTAGAGCTTTGGGCAAGAAACTCGAAGCAATCTTGGAAACATATTCATGATTATCCACTAACAGGTTTTAGTGGACGATTAGGGCCTAAATTACGTGAAAATGACAAACAAATTCCTGAAGGTGTTTATAGGTTAGTTAATTTTAACCCATTTAGTAGCATGCACCTATCCATGATGATTAATTATCCTAATAATTTTGACAGACAAAAAGGTTATCAGGACGGAAGACGACAATTAGGAAATAACATCTTTATCCATGGCAAAAACTTATCTGTAGGTTGTTTGGCTATTGGTGATCTTGCAATTGATCAGCTATTTATTTTAGCAAGGCGTGTTGGATTAAATAATATTCAAGTGATTATTGCACCTAATGATCTTCGCAAGAAAAAGCCATCCACATCAACATTTGCACAACCAAGATGGCTTCCCGAATTATATAAACAAATTGCAGAGTCATTAAAACCTTTTGGGAAAAGCAATTATACTGCTTAAACGCAAAATGCTCCCTAACCTTTAGGCAAAGAAGTCAAAAAGTCTGAAACCTCTTTAGGGGTTAATTCATAATGCTGGCCTCGAGATAAATATCGTGGCATAGTAATCATTCCATAGCGAATTCGAATCAGACGACTTACTTCAACACCTTGTGACTCCCACAGACGTCGCACTTCTCTATTTCGGCCTTCATTTAAAGTCACATGATACCAACTATTTGCACCCTCCCCACCACGAAACTCTAAACGAGTAAATTTTGCCACTCCATCATCTAACTCAACTCCTTTAATTAAATTATTTAAAGCTTCCTGAGAAACCTGTCCATGGACCCTAACAGCGTATTCTCTCTCTAATCCATATTTAGGATGCATTAATTGATTAGCGAGTTCACCAGAATTAGTAAAAATAAGTAAGCCTGAAGTATTTAAATCCAAACGCCCTACTTGTACCCAACGACCTTGTCTTAAATGAGGCAAATGATCAAAAACAGTTTTTTCAAATTTGGGATCATGACGGCTTGAAATCTCTCCTACTGGCTTATGATAAAGTAAAATTCGTACGTTCTTTTTAACTTTTAGTGGATTAGGAATCAATTTTCCTTTTACGGTAATTTTATCCTCAGCACTCGCTGAATCACCCAATTTCACCGGTTTTCCGTTGACTTGAACCCAGCCATTTTCAATCCAGCGCTCCATTTCACGTCGAGACCCCAGGCCTGCTTGGCTTAATATTTTTTGCAACCTATAGCTGTTCATTCAGTAATATACTCTTCTTCGTTAGAATTATGTAAAGTTAAGGTTTCCATAACCTCTGGTAAGGATGGAAGCTCATTTAAATATTGTAAGTTAAAATAATTTAGAAATTCTCTTGTTGTAGTATAAACAGCAGGCTTACCTGCTACATTTTTATAACCAGAAATACGAATCCATTCTCTTTCCAATAAGGTTTTTATAATTTGGCTATTTACTGCTACTCCTCGCAACTCCTCAATATCTGCTCGAGTTACTGGTTGCTTGTACGCAATAATTGCTAATGTTTCAAGCAAAGCACGTGAATATTTTGTGGGTTTTTCTATTTGCAAACGTGCTACCCAACTACTGTATTCTTTTTTTGTTTGGATGATAAAACCTGTTGCAACTTGGACAAGATCAAAAGATCGTGACGAATAATCTTCTCTTAATTCGTTAATAACAGTTATCAGTTGTTCTCTTGATGGTCTTGGTCTCTCATCAAAAACTTCTAATAAGCGCTCTACAGATAAAGGCTCATTAGAACTTAGAAGTAATGCTTCAATGATGCTTTTTAATAACTTATCATCCATTATTTATGCTGCCTGTAATAATATGGAAGCAAATGCTTCATTTTGGGTAATAACAATTAAGGATTGTCTCGACAATTCTAAAATGGCTAATAAGGAAACAATAAGCCCCTTTCTTCCTTCTTCTAAAGTAAATAACTGTTTAAATTCCAGAACAGGATACTCCTGCAGCTTGAGTAAGATACTGCTCATACGCTCTCGAACTGACAAAGCTTCGCGAGAAATTTGATGATGGCTCACGTGCTCTTCTCTTTTCATTAACGCAATCATTGCTTCAACTAAATCCTCTAATTCAACTTCCGGATGGACGATGATTCGCTCAAGTTCAGCTGGAACTATTTGGATTAAGAAGTGATCGCGCTCTTGTCGAGGAAGAGCATCAAGCAATTCTGCAGCACATTTTATTTGCTCATACGCTTGTAATCTCCGCACTAAAGCCATGCGTGGATCTTCGTCCTCCTCATCGTCACCTTTTGGAGGGGCTGGCAATAAGAGTCGTGACTTAATTTCAGCAAGCATTGCAGCCATCAATAAATAGTCGGCTGCAAGCTCCAATCTCCGGCATTCCATCAACTGAATGTAATGCAAATATTGCTTTGTAATACTCACAATAGGAATATCTAATATATCAATATTTTGCTTTCGAATCAGATATAAAAGTAAGTCAAGCGGACCACTAAACGACTCCAGTAATACTTCAAGCGCATCGGGCGGAATATATAAATCATCAGGTAACTCAGTAAGTTCTTTACCTGCAACTACGGCTTTAATTTCTGGCTTAATTGATAATTCAATGTCCATTCAAACTCTTTAATAATCGAGTCCCATAACTTCTCTGACAGTACTCAAATTTTTACAAGCTACTTCTCGTGCTGATTCACTTCCCTCAGAAACGATTCGTTTTACTGAGCCTAAATCAGACTCATATTCAGTAATCGCTTCTTGAATGGGTTTTAACTCTTTATTAATACTATCAACAACAGGTCTTTTACATTCAATACAACCAATTCCAGCAGTACGGCATCCTGTCTGAACCCAATTTTTAACTTCCTCATTGGAGTATATTTTGTGAAATTGCCAAACTGGACATTTTTCAGGCTCTCCTGGATCTGTTCGCTTTACTCGCGCTGGATCTGTTGGCATAGTTAATATTTTCTTTTCTACCTGTTCAGGAGGTTCTCTTAGCATAATGGTATTATGATAAGACTTAGACATCTTTTGTCCATCAAGACCAGGCATTTTAGCCGTTTCGGTAAGTAATGGATGAGGCTCAGGTAGGATGATTTTACCACTACCTTCTAAATACCCCAATAAACGCTCTTTATCACCAATGGATAAGCTTGACTGGTCCTCCAAAAGAGCTTGGGCTGTCTTAATTGCGTCGTGGTTTCCAAGCTCTTGAAATTGCCGACGTAACTCGCTATAGAATTTACTGTTTTTCTTACCCATTTTTTTTATAGCTTCAATTGCTAACTCTTCAAAATTAGGTTCTTTACCATAAAGGAAGTTAAAACGACGAGCAATTTCTCGAGTAAGCTCTATATGAGAGACTTGATCTTCACCAACAGGAACATAATCTGCATGATAAATCAAAACATCAGCACTTTGTAATAAAGGATACCCTAAAAAACCGTAGGTTGCTAAATCCTTTTCCTTTAGCTTTTCTTGTTGATCTTTAAAAGTTGGAACCCTTTCTAACCACCCCAAAGGAGTAATCATGGATAAAAGTAAATGCAACTCCGCATGTTCTGGAACCCAAGATTGGATAAAAATTCGTGATAACCCAGGATTAACGCCACAAGCTAACCAATCAATAATCATATCCCAAAGATGTTTTTCTATAAATCTAGGCTCATCATATTGAGTCGTTAATCCATGCCAATCTGCAGCAAAAAAGAAGCAATCATATTGATGTTGTAAGTTAATCCAATTTTTTATTACCCCATGGTAGTGTCCAAGATGTAATCTTCCACTGACACGCATTCCAGAAACAACTCGTTTATTGGAACTAAATAATACTGACATCAATATCCTCTTTTAATGATTTTATTTAACATAACTCTCAACTTTTTTAGACTTTTCAGGAGCATACGACGCAGGTGTCCAACCCGAGATTGAACCCTAATACATGCAAATACGTCCCCGTTCACGAAAAAGTTGAAAATCGCCTCAATTTATTTAAAGGGCTCAGGATCGCCTTTACCCTCTCTTATGATTACTGGATAATCACCGGTTAAATCAACTACAGTTGTCGGTTCTTGTCCACAGTGACCACCATCAATTACTAAATCAATTTGATTTCCTAAAAGATCTCGAATTGCTTCAGGTTCACTTAATGGTGCTTTAGCACCCGGAAGAATTAAGGTAGTACTCATCAAAGGCGCCTCCAGACATTCTAATAATGCAAGTGTAATTACATTATCTGGAACACGTAAGCCCAAAGTTTTTCTTTTAGGGTGAAGCATAAGCCGCGGCACTTCATGCGTGGCATTAAGGATAAAAGTATAGGCACCAGGAGTAAATGCTTTTAATAATCTAAATATAGGATTCGATACCCGAGCATAAAGACCAAGTTGGGAAAGATCACGACAAACAAGAGTCATATTGTGATTTTTATCCAATTGTCGTAATCTTCGTATACGCTCAAGTGCTGACTTATTACCTAAGCCGCAACCTAATGCGTAGCCAGAGTCGGTAGGGTAAACAATGATACCACCGTCTTCAATTATATTTACGGCCTTTCGCAACAAGCGTGCTTGAGGATTATCAGGATGTAATGCAAAAAACTGACTCATAAAGTCCCCTGTTCAATGTTCCATTCATGCCAAATAGGCGTACAATTTGCTGGTAGCAGCTTCTGGCCACCGAGATTTACACGAGAATGGCTATCACTATGATAGTCTGATCCAGAAGAAGCCAATAAATGAAACCGCAAACTGGTTGCAGCCATTTCATTAACTTCATTAAGTGTCATTTCTCCCGACACTACCTCTATACCAACACCACCAGCCTCTTTAAATTCGTTAATTAACTCATGCAATTTAGATCGCGTCAATCCGTATTTAAGTGGATGTGCAATCACTGCTTGCCCACCTGCCGCTTTAATTCCCTCTACTGCCTCTTGAACAGTCAACCACAAGGTAGGCACATAAGCTTTTTTACCTCTTCCTAAATATTGCTTAAATGCTGAAGCAAGATCTCGAGCTTTACCTTCATTAACTAAAAGTTGAGCAAAATGAGGCCGACCTACACGCGTGTGCCCAGCTAATTCACAAGCTTTGGAATAAGCATCGGTGATACCTACCGAATTTAATATTGTGCCTATTTGCCGCGCACGCTCCACTCGGCTTTGATTTTGGCGCTGAATAAGCTCTAGTAGACTTGTCGTATGGTGAATTTGATAACCTAAAATATGAAGTTCGTGTTTTTTCCAACGTACGCTGATTTCTATCCCATTAATTATCTTAATTGAGGTATTCGTAGCCGCCTGTAATAACTCTGGATAACCCGCTACTGTGTCATGATCAGTAAGTGACAAACACCGAAGCTTTTGGTTTTGTGCTTTTTGTATCAATGCTTTTGGAGTTAAGGCCCCATCAGAAAAATTACTATGACAATGAAGATCGATCATGGATGTATGTTATATAACAAAAAAATGATTGTATCATAAATCTTGCAGAAGATGAGTGTTCTGCACTATTCTTGTGTGCCTATACTTCACCTTATCGAAAATAAAAATAAAATGAAAGTAACGGGCATCCACTCTCCTCCTTGTGAGAGCTCTCTAGATTTTTGGCCCAACACTATCATTTTAGGATATCCTTCGCTAAATTTAGCGATAATCCTTTGGGTGAGAAGGTATAAAAAATACTATACTCATAATATATAAATTACTGGTTGAGGAAAATCCAAAAATAATGATTCATAATGTTCATCATGTTAA includes these proteins:
- a CDS encoding L,D-transpeptidase family protein, with amino-acid sequence MKRVYALIMIVFSFNSYAMAPKLNWDQAVDRAVKRYGLRVEPQLKSYFSRAGISYPPREVALLAFKSERKVELWARNSKQSWKHIHDYPLTGFSGRLGPKLRENDKQIPEGVYRLVNFNPFSSMHLSMMINYPNNFDRQKGYQDGRRQLGNNIFIHGKNLSVGCLAIGDLAIDQLFILARRVGLNNIQVIIAPNDLRKKKPSTSTFAQPRWLPELYKQIAESLKPFGKSNYTA
- the scpB gene encoding SMC-Scp complex subunit ScpB, which produces MDDKLLKSIIEALLLSSNEPLSVERLLEVFDERPRPSREQLITVINELREDYSSRSFDLVQVATGFIIQTKKEYSSWVARLQIEKPTKYSRALLETLAIIAYKQPVTRADIEELRGVAVNSQIIKTLLEREWIRISGYKNVAGKPAVYTTTREFLNYFNLQYLNELPSLPEVMETLTLHNSNEEEYITE
- a CDS encoding PHP domain-containing protein; its protein translation is MIDLHCHSNFSDGALTPKALIQKAQNQKLRCLSLTDHDTVAGYPELLQAATNTSIKIINGIEISVRWKKHELHILGYQIHHTTSLLELIQRQNQSRVERARQIGTILNSVGITDAYSKACELAGHTRVGRPHFAQLLVNEGKARDLASAFKQYLGRGKKAYVPTLWLTVQEAVEGIKAAGGQAVIAHPLKYGLTRSKLHELINEFKEAGGVGIEVVSGEMTLNEVNEMAATSLRFHLLASSGSDYHSDSHSRVNLGGQKLLPANCTPIWHEWNIEQGTL
- the rluB gene encoding 23S rRNA pseudouridine(2605) synthase RluB — its product is MNSYRLQKILSQAGLGSRREMERWIENGWVQVNGKPVKLGDSASAEDKITVKGKLIPNPLKVKKNVRILLYHKPVGEISSRHDPKFEKTVFDHLPHLRQGRWVQVGRLDLNTSGLLIFTNSGELANQLMHPKYGLEREYAVRVHGQVSQEALNNLIKGVELDDGVAKFTRLEFRGGEGANSWYHVTLNEGRNREVRRLWESQGVEVSRLIRIRYGMITMPRYLSRGQHYELTPKEVSDFLTSLPKG
- a CDS encoding segregation and condensation protein A; translated protein: MDIELSIKPEIKAVVAGKELTELPDDLYIPPDALEVLLESFSGPLDLLLYLIRKQNIDILDIPIVSITKQYLHYIQLMECRRLELAADYLLMAAMLAEIKSRLLLPAPPKGDDEEDEDPRMALVRRLQAYEQIKCAAELLDALPRQERDHFLIQIVPAELERIIVHPEVELEDLVEAMIALMKREEHVSHHQISREALSVRERMSSILLKLQEYPVLEFKQLFTLEEGRKGLIVSLLAILELSRQSLIVITQNEAFASILLQAA
- a CDS encoding L-threonylcarbamoyladenylate synthase yields the protein MSQFFALHPDNPQARLLRKAVNIIEDGGIIVYPTDSGYALGCGLGNKSALERIRRLRQLDKNHNMTLVCRDLSQLGLYARVSNPIFRLLKAFTPGAYTFILNATHEVPRLMLHPKRKTLGLRVPDNVITLALLECLEAPLMSTTLILPGAKAPLSEPEAIRDLLGNQIDLVIDGGHCGQEPTTVVDLTGDYPVIIREGKGDPEPFK
- a CDS encoding tryptophan--tRNA ligase, whose amino-acid sequence is MSVLFSSNKRVVSGMRVSGRLHLGHYHGVIKNWINLQHQYDCFFFAADWHGLTTQYDEPRFIEKHLWDMIIDWLACGVNPGLSRIFIQSWVPEHAELHLLLSMITPLGWLERVPTFKDQQEKLKEKDLATYGFLGYPLLQSADVLIYHADYVPVGEDQVSHIELTREIARRFNFLYGKEPNFEELAIEAIKKMGKKNSKFYSELRRQFQELGNHDAIKTAQALLEDQSSLSIGDKERLLGYLEGSGKIILPEPHPLLTETAKMPGLDGQKMSKSYHNTIMLREPPEQVEKKILTMPTDPARVKRTDPGEPEKCPVWQFHKIYSNEEVKNWVQTGCRTAGIGCIECKRPVVDSINKELKPIQEAITEYESDLGSVKRIVSEGSESAREVACKNLSTVREVMGLDY